In Flavobacterium sp. N3904, one DNA window encodes the following:
- a CDS encoding glycosyltransferase family 2 protein, translated as MIVVYHNNKSIVRVEANDKSIVFDEKSSIAHGLMQLAIRFPESKLVWCYQECCKYINLEEVPKLMHHQKMMLSYNPSGSNYLGNRIGYVEDSPYININKKVSYPTWQMSSFVGVINASVLIAFKDKIKLDYDFDYYLNSIAKVGMPLGLLCYSEPKLLSNIQISQTEKATVFTLFRFVKQHYKTRWVFLLLLNLFVYELRLSLLEFIYAFLFKNRNSTTVSLNKIVVHSSLKVVDKATLDVIIPTIGRKNYLYDVLQDLAKQTHLAINVIIVEQNPQEGSVSELDYLHTESWPFAIKHTFTHQAGACNARNLALSQVESEWVFLNDDDNRFDSDLIERVLGNIRKYGVKSLTTSYLQEGEKLRYSIISQSGIFGSGNSFLKAELLKYVSFDKSLEFGYGEDTDFGLQLRNLGIDIIYFPEPAILHLKAPMGGFRIKPVFEWSNEVIQPKPSPAIMYVKKKHNTKEQVLGYKTTLFFKLLKKEKSINYISFILSFKKKWNESLYWANQLKNND; from the coding sequence TTGATTGTAGTCTATCATAATAACAAGTCCATTGTCAGAGTTGAAGCTAATGATAAGTCAATAGTTTTTGATGAAAAAAGCTCTATTGCTCATGGATTAATGCAATTAGCGATTCGGTTTCCAGAATCAAAATTGGTTTGGTGTTACCAAGAATGTTGTAAGTACATTAATTTAGAAGAGGTGCCAAAACTTATGCATCATCAAAAAATGATGTTATCCTATAATCCAAGTGGCAGTAATTATTTAGGAAACAGAATTGGTTATGTTGAGGATTCACCTTATATCAATATAAATAAAAAAGTGAGCTACCCGACTTGGCAAATGAGTAGTTTTGTAGGCGTTATAAATGCTTCCGTTTTAATTGCTTTCAAAGACAAAATAAAATTAGATTATGATTTTGACTATTACCTCAATTCTATTGCCAAAGTAGGTATGCCCTTGGGATTATTATGTTATTCAGAACCTAAATTATTATCTAATATTCAAATTTCACAAACTGAAAAAGCTACGGTTTTTACCCTTTTTAGATTTGTAAAGCAACATTACAAAACCCGTTGGGTATTCTTATTACTATTGAATCTCTTTGTGTATGAGTTACGATTATCACTTTTAGAATTTATATATGCCTTTTTATTTAAAAACAGAAACAGTACTACAGTTTCTTTAAATAAAATCGTTGTTCATTCTTCCCTAAAAGTTGTTGATAAAGCAACGCTAGATGTTATTATTCCCACTATTGGCCGGAAAAACTATTTATATGATGTATTGCAAGATTTAGCCAAGCAAACCCATTTGGCTATAAATGTAATTATAGTTGAGCAAAATCCACAAGAGGGCAGTGTTTCAGAATTGGATTATTTGCATACCGAAAGTTGGCCGTTTGCCATTAAACATACTTTTACGCACCAGGCAGGAGCTTGTAACGCCAGAAATTTGGCTTTGAGCCAAGTGGAAAGTGAATGGGTGTTTTTGAATGATGATGATAATCGATTTGACTCGGATTTAATAGAAAGAGTGCTTGGAAATATTAGAAAATATGGTGTTAAAAGTCTTACTACATCTTATTTGCAAGAGGGAGAAAAACTTCGATATTCTATAATTTCACAATCAGGTATTTTTGGTTCAGGGAACAGTTTTTTGAAAGCGGAATTATTAAAGTATGTTTCTTTTGATAAATCTTTGGAGTTTGGTTATGGAGAAGACACTGATTTTGGTTTGCAATTGAGAAATTTAGGTATTGATATAATATATTTTCCAGAGCCTGCTATTTTGCATTTAAAGGCACCTATGGGAGGATTTAGAATAAAACCGGTTTTTGAATGGTCGAATGAAGTAATTCAGCCCAAACCATCTCCTGCTATTATGTATGTGAAGAAAAAACACAATACAAAAGAGCAAGTCTTGGGTTATAAAACGACTTTGTTTTTTAAATTATTAAAAAAGGAAAAAAGTATAAATTATATTTCATTTATACTGTCTTTTAAAAAAAAATGGAATGAAAGTTTGTATTGGGCTAATCAATTAAAAAATAATGATTAA
- a CDS encoding glycosyltransferase family 4 protein — MHIAFLTSEYPHERVHHAAGIGTSIKNLVVALAKEGVTVSVFVYGQDEEAVFLEEGVKIYLIKNQKYKVFGWFLHRKYIQNYLNKYIVSEGVDLVEAPDWTGITAFMDLKAPLVIRFHGSDTYFCHLEQRKQKLKNFWFEKLAIAKAQAFIAPTRFAGELSKKLFGIKNKKIQTIHYGLELSQFQNNTPLVYEKGLILYIGTIIRKKGILELPAIFNKVRKKYPGTRLVLIGSDSYDIQTKSKSTWKLVQQECHNEDLSSISYLGKIPYREVQEYIKKAHVCVFPTFAETLGMVTIESMALQKPVVNSNIGWAQELIVDDESGYLVYPKEHDMFADKIVGLLQDENLCSSIGRNAKTRVETVFDIKKTVNQNVDFYKTLIG; from the coding sequence ATGCACATCGCTTTTCTAACATCCGAGTATCCACACGAGCGTGTACATCATGCAGCAGGAATTGGTACCAGTATCAAGAATTTGGTTGTAGCTTTGGCGAAAGAAGGGGTAACAGTTTCTGTTTTTGTATATGGACAAGATGAGGAGGCCGTTTTCCTTGAAGAAGGTGTCAAAATATATTTGATAAAGAATCAAAAGTATAAAGTGTTTGGTTGGTTTTTGCATCGAAAATACATTCAAAACTATTTGAATAAATACATTGTTTCAGAAGGAGTTGATTTGGTTGAAGCTCCAGACTGGACAGGAATCACCGCTTTTATGGATTTAAAAGCACCACTCGTAATTCGATTTCACGGAAGTGATACGTATTTTTGTCATTTGGAACAACGAAAGCAAAAACTGAAAAACTTTTGGTTCGAAAAATTGGCAATTGCCAAAGCCCAAGCTTTTATTGCCCCTACTCGTTTTGCCGGAGAATTGTCAAAAAAGCTTTTTGGTATTAAAAATAAAAAAATTCAAACGATTCACTACGGATTGGAGTTGAGTCAATTTCAAAATAATACTCCTTTGGTATATGAGAAAGGTTTGATTTTATACATTGGTACAATAATCCGAAAAAAAGGGATATTGGAATTGCCCGCAATTTTTAATAAAGTTCGAAAAAAATATCCAGGAACAAGATTAGTTTTAATTGGAAGTGATTCCTATGATATACAGACAAAATCCAAATCAACATGGAAGTTAGTACAACAAGAATGCCATAATGAAGATTTGAGTTCTATTTCTTATCTGGGTAAAATTCCGTATCGAGAAGTGCAAGAATACATAAAAAAAGCCCATGTTTGTGTTTTTCCTACTTTTGCAGAAACTTTAGGGATGGTAACTATAGAATCGATGGCGTTGCAGAAACCAGTTGTGAACAGTAATATTGGCTGGGCTCAAGAATTGATTGTCGACGATGAAAGTGGATATTTAGTTTATCCCAAAGAGCACGATATGTTTGCGGATAAAATAGTGGGCTTGTTGCAAGACGAAAATTTATGCAGTAGTATCGGGAGAAATGCAAAAACAAGGGTCGAAACTGTTTTTGATATCAAAAAAACGGTAAATCAAAATGTTGATTTTTATAAAACGTTAATAGGTTAA
- a CDS encoding class I SAM-dependent methyltransferase: MKTTASILETNIKQAEFYNTKKKNLATRIWSQFRNGILNKIKKAVGVQDQAYLLHKEWFGDLSSKKVLDLGCFSGNYWSMYLAEHSKVYLGIDLSDVAIAKLNERLAAFPNASAKAIDFLSAEFVDKDYDLIYAYGVLHHFENTTILIDKLNDKLAPNGQIISYDPLETSLPIKIIRTLYRPFQSDAAWEWPFTKKTFYQFQDAFTIIERRGLLGKSKWMALISILPISDQKKNKIGQKWHKEDWENSKMSDSVLFGCMHLTMLMQKKN, translated from the coding sequence ATGAAAACTACTGCATCAATATTAGAAACGAATATAAAGCAAGCCGAATTTTACAATACGAAAAAGAAAAATTTAGCTACCCGTATTTGGTCCCAATTTAGAAATGGCATCCTGAATAAGATAAAAAAGGCCGTCGGCGTACAAGATCAAGCGTATTTATTGCACAAAGAATGGTTTGGTGATCTGAGCTCCAAAAAAGTATTGGATTTAGGCTGTTTTTCCGGAAATTACTGGTCCATGTATTTGGCAGAACATTCTAAAGTGTATTTAGGAATTGATTTGAGCGATGTTGCTATTGCAAAATTGAATGAACGATTAGCCGCTTTTCCAAATGCAAGTGCCAAAGCTATTGACTTTCTCTCAGCCGAATTTGTAGACAAGGATTATGATTTAATCTATGCCTATGGGGTTTTGCATCATTTTGAAAACACTACCATTTTAATTGATAAGCTCAATGATAAATTAGCTCCAAACGGGCAAATTATCAGTTATGATCCATTGGAGACCAGTTTGCCGATAAAGATAATACGAACCTTGTACCGCCCGTTTCAGTCGGATGCCGCCTGGGAATGGCCCTTTACCAAAAAAACGTTTTATCAATTTCAAGATGCTTTTACTATTATCGAAAGACGCGGACTTCTTGGTAAATCAAAGTGGATGGCGTTGATTTCAATACTTCCGATATCAGATCAGAAAAAAAATAAAATCGGTCAAAAGTGGCATAAAGAGGATTGGGAAAATTCTAAAATGTCAGATTCTGTGTTGTTTGGTTGTATGCATTTGACTATGTTAATGCAGAAAAAAAACTAG
- a CDS encoding glycosyltransferase family 47 protein produces MIKIYTDTEFITAKNRRIIFPLLFELCYLKNVNLLKEYNLVDSIDESDIIIVPVDIGFLIKNKQLHYLKQFITNGKLQNKVIWAYSGGDFGKTIQDDIYLFRLGGFNSKMNDKTNILPSFIHDPYEKFIQKEFVVLEKESIPSIGFVGNANGSLKSLFKEFVVYLYVIGLNIKNNFYSDYQSFYPSGYKRYRLLKKIGADSRVKSDFVFRKKHSRASLDTFQIKTATIEFYQNMYQNPYVFCLRGLGNFSVRFYETLAMGRIPVVVDTDIRLPFHNSINWEKHCVFVEEENFVNQLLDFHLKIPKQDFILMQENNRKLFLNVLSRESYFVEWLKKKSDK; encoded by the coding sequence ATGATTAAAATTTATACAGATACTGAATTTATTACTGCAAAAAACAGAAGGATTATTTTTCCTTTGTTATTTGAATTGTGTTATTTAAAAAATGTCAATCTTTTAAAAGAATACAATTTAGTGGATTCAATAGACGAGTCGGACATTATAATTGTTCCTGTCGATATTGGCTTTCTGATAAAAAACAAACAATTACATTATTTGAAGCAGTTTATTACAAATGGTAAATTGCAAAACAAAGTGATTTGGGCATACAGCGGAGGGGATTTTGGCAAAACAATTCAAGATGATATTTACCTCTTTAGGCTAGGTGGATTTAATTCTAAAATGAATGATAAAACAAATATTTTGCCCTCTTTTATTCATGATCCTTATGAAAAATTTATTCAAAAAGAGTTTGTCGTTTTAGAAAAAGAATCCATTCCATCTATTGGGTTTGTTGGTAATGCCAATGGTTCATTAAAGAGTTTGTTTAAAGAATTCGTGGTTTATTTATATGTAATAGGTTTAAATATTAAAAATAATTTTTACTCAGATTATCAGTCATTTTATCCTTCAGGATATAAAAGATATCGATTGCTAAAGAAAATTGGAGCTGATTCAAGAGTTAAATCAGATTTTGTTTTTAGAAAAAAACACTCTAGAGCCTCATTAGATACTTTTCAAATCAAAACGGCTACAATAGAATTTTATCAAAACATGTATCAAAATCCATATGTTTTTTGTTTGAGGGGGTTAGGTAATTTTTCGGTACGTTTTTATGAAACATTGGCTATGGGAAGAATTCCTGTAGTTGTAGATACTGATATAAGATTGCCTTTTCATAATAGTATAAATTGGGAAAAACATTGTGTTTTTGTTGAAGAAGAAAATTTCGTAAATCAATTATTAGATTTCCATCTTAAAATTCCTAAACAAGATTTTATATTGATGCAAGAAAATAACAGAAAGCTATTTTTGAATGTTTTGTCCCGTGAAAGTTATTTTGTCGAATGGTTAAAAAAAAAATCAGATAAATGA
- a CDS encoding polysaccharide pyruvyl transferase family protein, which yields MLFFNRIRVFWWNEKIIQGKSKENYGDVLGKYLVEKISGKEVVFAWPKKFSILDWFAPIYVTIGSILTNVNHKCIVWGSGIISKDSKIKNAIFLAVRGPQTRKYLLSLGYKVPEVYGDPALLLPDYFNPKVVKKYVYGIVPHYNDYKIIQNWFKEQNHVKIIDMMTNDIESKTIEFLECEKVISSSLHGVIIAHAYRIPAVWQPFSDGIFGDDIKYQDYFESVQIPSYNPSIRTREFSDIELEKLFEENISLPDEHVVESLKRGLIEVCPFKDKL from the coding sequence ATGCTTTTTTTTAACAGAATACGAGTCTTTTGGTGGAATGAAAAAATAATTCAGGGTAAATCTAAGGAAAACTATGGTGATGTTTTAGGAAAATACCTTGTTGAAAAAATTTCGGGTAAAGAAGTAGTTTTTGCTTGGCCGAAAAAGTTTTCTATTCTCGATTGGTTTGCTCCGATTTATGTAACTATTGGAAGTATTTTAACAAACGTAAATCACAAATGTATCGTTTGGGGCAGCGGAATTATTAGCAAAGATTCTAAAATTAAGAATGCTATTTTTTTAGCAGTACGCGGCCCTCAAACCCGAAAATATTTATTGAGTTTGGGATACAAAGTCCCAGAAGTATATGGCGATCCTGCTTTGCTGCTGCCAGATTATTTTAATCCGAAAGTAGTTAAAAAATACGTTTACGGTATTGTACCTCATTACAATGACTATAAAATAATTCAAAATTGGTTTAAGGAACAAAATCATGTCAAAATTATAGACATGATGACCAATGATATTGAATCCAAAACCATTGAATTTTTGGAATGCGAAAAAGTAATTTCGTCATCTTTACATGGTGTCATCATTGCACACGCATATCGTATTCCAGCAGTTTGGCAACCGTTTTCTGACGGCATTTTTGGCGATGATATTAAATATCAGGATTATTTTGAATCGGTACAAATTCCTTCTTATAACCCTTCAATAAGAACTAGAGAATTTTCAGATATAGAATTAGAAAAATTGTTTGAAGAAAATATTAGTTTGCCGGATGAACACGTAGTAGAATCTTTAAAAAGAGGTTTGATAGAAGTTTGTCCTTTTAAAGATAAATTATGA
- a CDS encoding MBOAT family O-acyltransferase: MFFNSLAFAIFLPIVFFLYWFVFNKTKRTQNALLIIASYYFYSCWDWRFLFLLVFSTFLDYYTGIQIEKSTKDKGRKFWFWLSIIANLGFLGIFKYYNFFSVSFAQLLTSGGIKVNPILLDVILPVGISFYTFHGLSYVIDIYYKRIKAEYNFVDYSLFVSYFPLLVAGPIERATHLLPQVKLKREFNLVQAKEGICQIIWGLVKKVVIADTCAIYANAIFDNYTSMNSLSLILGAIYFAFQIYGDFSGYSDMALGMSKLFGLDLLRNFNYPYFSRDIAEFWRRWHISLSSWFRDYLYIPLGGSKGSKAMQVRNVFIIFVVSGFWHGANWTYLAWGFLNAVYFLPLLLLNRNRSNIDEIQLHWSWDSVRTIVSIFTTFILSTIAWVFFRAKTITDAFLYLKRIVVNREFSSQYLENERYNYELLLMVGLFVLVEWNNRTKVEPISGKYNTVKLALAIAAILAFGTYSDYKEFIYFQF; this comes from the coding sequence ATGTTTTTCAATTCGCTGGCTTTTGCCATTTTTTTACCCATTGTTTTTTTCTTGTATTGGTTTGTTTTTAATAAAACAAAAAGAACCCAAAATGCACTTCTTATTATTGCGAGTTATTATTTTTATTCCTGTTGGGATTGGCGTTTTTTGTTTCTGCTGGTTTTCTCCACATTTCTGGATTATTATACCGGGATTCAAATTGAGAAAAGCACTAAAGATAAGGGGCGTAAGTTTTGGTTTTGGTTGAGTATTATTGCCAATTTGGGGTTTTTAGGCATTTTTAAATACTATAATTTCTTCTCTGTTTCGTTTGCACAATTGCTTACATCTGGAGGTATTAAAGTCAATCCTATTTTGTTGGATGTTATTCTACCAGTGGGGATTTCATTTTATACGTTTCATGGATTGTCCTACGTGATTGATATTTATTATAAACGCATTAAAGCCGAATATAATTTTGTTGATTATTCTTTGTTTGTTAGTTATTTTCCGCTTTTGGTGGCGGGTCCTATCGAAAGAGCGACTCATTTATTGCCTCAGGTAAAACTAAAAAGGGAGTTTAATTTAGTCCAAGCGAAAGAAGGTATCTGCCAAATCATTTGGGGTTTGGTCAAAAAAGTGGTTATAGCAGACACTTGCGCCATTTATGCCAATGCTATTTTTGATAATTATACCTCAATGAATTCTTTGTCACTTATTTTGGGAGCTATTTATTTTGCGTTCCAAATTTATGGTGACTTTTCAGGGTATTCTGATATGGCATTGGGAATGTCAAAATTGTTTGGACTGGATTTGTTGCGCAATTTCAATTACCCTTATTTTTCAAGAGATATTGCTGAGTTTTGGAGACGTTGGCACATTTCTCTTTCCTCGTGGTTTCGCGATTATCTCTACATTCCATTGGGAGGAAGCAAAGGTTCAAAGGCGATGCAAGTCCGTAATGTCTTCATTATATTTGTGGTAAGCGGTTTCTGGCATGGCGCCAATTGGACCTATCTTGCTTGGGGTTTTCTCAATGCCGTCTATTTTTTGCCTCTTTTGTTATTGAACAGAAACCGAAGCAATATTGATGAAATTCAATTGCACTGGAGTTGGGATTCGGTACGAACGATTGTAAGTATTTTTACGACATTTATTTTGAGCACAATTGCCTGGGTATTTTTTAGAGCCAAAACCATAACCGATGCTTTTTTGTATCTGAAACGAATAGTAGTAAATAGAGAATTCTCTTCGCAATATCTTGAAAACGAGCGTTACAACTATGAATTGCTTTTGATGGTTGGCTTGTTTGTTTTGGTTGAATGGAATAACAGAACGAAAGTGGAGCCTATTTCGGGAAAATACAATACGGTAAAGTTGGCTTTAGCAATAGCTGCCATTCTCGCTTTTGGAACCTATTCGGATTATAAGGAATTTATATATTTTCAATTTTAA
- a CDS encoding serine O-acetyltransferase, with translation MNLLQLIQSDYRKHQKYGGHFFGIVFLTQGFWAVFQYRIAHFVYSKIKWQPFRLFGLLFMLFWQKIIEISSGISIPASSSIGHSFYIGHFGGIIINANAVIGNNCNISQGVTIGVSGRGEKRGTPILGNEVYVGANAVVSGKITIGDSVLIGACSLVNDSVSEGSVVLGVPAVVVSQKGSKEYI, from the coding sequence ATGAATTTACTTCAACTTATACAATCTGATTACAGGAAACATCAAAAATATGGAGGCCATTTTTTTGGAATTGTGTTTTTGACACAAGGATTTTGGGCTGTTTTTCAATATAGGATTGCCCATTTTGTTTATTCCAAAATAAAATGGCAACCGTTTCGATTGTTTGGTTTATTGTTTATGTTATTCTGGCAGAAAATAATTGAAATTAGTAGTGGGATATCCATCCCAGCCTCTTCAAGCATTGGGCATTCTTTTTATATTGGCCATTTTGGAGGTATTATTATCAATGCAAATGCTGTTATAGGTAACAATTGTAATATTTCGCAGGGAGTAACTATCGGCGTTTCGGGAAGAGGCGAAAAACGAGGAACCCCTATTTTGGGTAACGAAGTATATGTTGGTGCCAATGCAGTGGTATCGGGTAAAATTACTATTGGGGATAGTGTTTTAATAGGCGCCTGTTCTTTGGTAAACGATTCTGTTTCGGAGGGCTCGGTAGTGCTAGGTGTTCCAGCGGTAGTTGTTTCCCAAAAGGGTTCTAAAGAATATATTTGA
- a CDS encoding glycosyltransferase family 2 protein, producing the protein MKFSLIICTYMRPESLLQLLQSVQEQSLYPNEILIVDGSVNGETQRIITDHPFQNLNYFLVPKEHRGLTKQRNFGIARVGLDCGVVCFLDDDTILEKDYFEQLINTFNQDNAITGVGGVAINENAWQLIDSNRKYNKYKYFQFDRYVYKEGQRNVLRNYLGLQSNLNPGKMPDYSHGRTCGFPLNGKTYEVDLLIGMSMAFKKNVVDKIQFSSYFEGYGLYEDADFSIRALEFGKNVINTKVQLSHYHNASGRPNQYQYGKMVVRNGWYVWRVKSPNPSFDARLKWNLITLLLTLIRFSNTFTTNTKTEAFSESLGRTVGWWSLFFSKPKQK; encoded by the coding sequence ATGAAATTCTCCCTAATTATTTGTACCTATATGCGTCCCGAATCCTTGCTTCAATTATTGCAGTCGGTACAGGAACAATCCCTATATCCGAATGAAATTTTGATTGTTGATGGTTCTGTTAATGGGGAAACACAACGTATAATAACAGATCATCCTTTTCAGAATCTGAATTATTTTCTGGTTCCAAAGGAGCATCGAGGCCTGACCAAACAGCGCAATTTTGGAATCGCCCGAGTTGGATTGGATTGCGGAGTAGTTTGTTTTTTGGATGATGACACCATTTTAGAAAAAGATTATTTTGAGCAATTAATCAACACCTTTAATCAAGATAATGCCATAACAGGTGTTGGTGGAGTTGCCATTAATGAAAATGCCTGGCAATTAATAGATTCAAACAGAAAATATAATAAATACAAGTACTTTCAGTTTGATAGGTATGTTTATAAGGAAGGACAACGTAATGTACTACGAAATTACTTGGGTTTGCAATCGAATCTAAACCCTGGAAAAATGCCTGATTATTCGCATGGAAGAACTTGTGGATTCCCTTTGAATGGTAAAACCTATGAAGTTGATTTGTTAATTGGAATGTCAATGGCATTTAAAAAAAATGTTGTCGATAAAATCCAATTTTCATCTTATTTTGAGGGTTATGGTTTGTACGAGGATGCTGATTTTAGTATCAGAGCTTTGGAGTTTGGTAAAAATGTAATCAATACAAAAGTGCAATTGAGCCATTATCACAATGCTTCAGGAAGACCCAATCAATACCAATACGGCAAAATGGTAGTCCGGAATGGTTGGTATGTATGGCGTGTGAAAAGCCCAAACCCCTCCTTTGATGCCCGACTAAAATGGAATTTGATTACACTGCTCTTGACATTGATCCGATTTAGCAATACATTTACAACCAACACTAAAACGGAAGCCTTCAGTGAATCTTTAGGGCGAACTGTTGGATGGTGGAGTTTGTTTTTTAGTAAACCAAAACAGAAATAA
- a CDS encoding UDP-glycosyltransferase: MSKKVFVFFPDGVGLRNFAFTKFKEIGEEKGYQIVYWNNTIFSLKDQLGYDEVKIENHKTHPLTPVYSRIRKHIELNFSQKKFNDKVYETYKFPFGYKGFKNTLKTLYIRLLIGFNSSQKGIIRIRKRINALERSTTKYQYCKAQLLEHEPDLVFCTTQRATQSISALLAAKDLGIPVVAFVYSWDNVPKAMQVVEADFYFVWSDLMKEEVLKYYPFVKENQVFVTGTPQFEPHYDRSLFKTREVFCSENNLDSSKRYICFSGDDETTSPLDQYYLEDLAKVVRSLNVKGENLGIIYRKCPVDTTTRYHAVIDANKDVIRVLDPLWKAAGKNWNEILPTKEDLGLLHNVCAHSEFVTNVCSSTVFDFVAHDKPCIYFNYEQPQLRKGIRDIGQNYKYVHFRSMPSQEAAVFCTNKADLEDQVKQILDKKLSNVPDGKKWYEIVAGENPSGASETIWYNIKKIIE, translated from the coding sequence ATGAGTAAAAAAGTATTTGTTTTTTTTCCGGATGGTGTAGGACTACGCAATTTTGCTTTTACCAAATTTAAAGAAATAGGAGAAGAAAAAGGTTATCAAATCGTCTATTGGAATAATACTATTTTTTCGTTAAAAGATCAGTTAGGATACGATGAGGTTAAAATTGAGAACCACAAAACGCATCCTTTAACGCCAGTTTACTCCAGAATAAGAAAACATATAGAACTGAATTTTTCTCAAAAGAAATTCAATGATAAGGTCTATGAAACCTATAAATTTCCATTTGGCTACAAGGGTTTCAAAAATACTTTAAAGACATTATATATTCGATTATTAATTGGTTTTAATTCTTCACAAAAAGGAATTATACGAATAAGAAAGCGTATCAATGCCTTGGAACGTTCTACAACAAAGTATCAGTATTGCAAAGCACAATTATTAGAACATGAACCAGATTTGGTTTTTTGTACAACACAAAGAGCAACTCAATCTATTAGTGCATTATTGGCGGCCAAGGATTTAGGTATTCCGGTAGTAGCATTTGTATATTCATGGGATAATGTTCCTAAAGCAATGCAAGTTGTTGAAGCCGATTTCTATTTTGTCTGGAGTGATTTAATGAAAGAAGAAGTCCTGAAATATTATCCTTTTGTAAAAGAAAATCAGGTTTTTGTAACAGGAACACCTCAGTTTGAGCCTCATTATGATAGAAGTCTATTTAAAACTAGAGAAGTTTTTTGTAGCGAAAATAACTTAGATAGTTCTAAAAGATATATTTGCTTCTCTGGTGATGATGAAACAACCTCTCCACTAGATCAGTATTATCTGGAGGATTTGGCAAAAGTAGTTCGAAGCTTAAATGTAAAAGGTGAAAATCTTGGTATTATTTACCGAAAATGTCCCGTTGATACCACTACGCGATATCATGCAGTTATTGATGCCAATAAAGATGTAATAAGAGTTCTCGATCCGTTATGGAAAGCAGCGGGTAAAAATTGGAACGAAATTTTACCAACCAAAGAAGATTTGGGATTATTGCATAACGTTTGTGCACATTCAGAATTTGTAACCAATGTATGCTCTTCTACCGTTTTTGATTTTGTTGCACATGACAAGCCCTGTATCTATTTTAATTACGAACAACCGCAATTAAGAAAAGGAATAAGAGATATTGGTCAAAATTATAAATACGTTCATTTTAGAAGCATGCCATCACAAGAAGCAGCTGTTTTTTGTACCAATAAAGCAGATTTGGAAGATCAGGTAAAACAAATTTTGGACAAAAAATTATCAAATGTACCTGATGGTAAAAAATGGTATGAAATAGTTGCTGGAGAAAATCCATCAGGAGCATCAGAAACAATTTGGTACAATATTAAAAAAATTATAGAATAA